ACGCCCTGTATCCTTTTAAAATCGCCGACGCGCACGCACATGGAAAGCTTTGTTTCGTCCTCTCTTTTTACGTTCCATACATGTATGCCTTCGCTGCCGGCCAAATTTAAAAAACGCTCCGAAAAAGCGCCCTGTGCGCTTATCGTTATATAGCTTATTATCCAGCGTACTATTTTAAGAATGAACATCTACGCCTCCAAAAACTCAACCGAACGCATACGCCCCTCAATATATATGCCGTCTGCCGACAGCGCTTTAATGATAAGACCGTCCCCTTTTATTGTTATCACTCCGCCTTTTACGGCGACTCTTACACACTCCTCGGAGTATTCGAGTATACCTTTGGTATTTTCTATCGTAAGCTCGCGGCCCCCTATGCTCTCCAGCCTGAAAACGCCCGTTACCGTATCAAGCGGTATTTCAAACGCCCGGCTTATGACCTCAAGCGCGCCGCGCCGTTCTTTTTTCTCTCTGCTGTCGGCCACGATGGCGCCTCCTAACATTTGTTATGCTTAAATTTATGCCGATTATCATACTAAAATGAATAAGCGTCGGAATATAATTTTTAAAGAAGCCAAGAGAGGAGACGGCGCATGAAAAAGTATTTAAAAAAAGTGGCGCTTTATTTTGCGATAGCGACATTTATACTTCTGTATTTTCTTTTTCCGAAAAGCGCCGGCGAAGCCGTTTCAAACGCGCTGGCACTTTGCGGCGGCATTGTGATACCGTCGCTTTTTATTTTCTTTATAATTTCCGATCTTTTTGTGAAAAGCGGTATGTGCGAAGATATGGGGCGACTGGTCTCTCCCTTGCTTTCTCCTCTCCTAAAGCTTTCTGGCGGCGCCTGCGTTT
The DNA window shown above is from Clostridia bacterium and carries:
- a CDS encoding YabP/YqfC family sporulation protein, whose amino-acid sequence is MADSREKKERRGALEVISRAFEIPLDTVTGVFRLESIGGRELTIENTKGILEYSEECVRVAVKGGVITIKGDGLIIKALSADGIYIEGRMRSVEFLEA